In Panicum virgatum strain AP13 chromosome 5K, P.virgatum_v5, whole genome shotgun sequence, the genomic window ttttagtgtaaaattgaatatttttaattctcataaAATGAAAAACCACTTTCAAAACCACCTCAGGGTCAAATTTGctcggttttgacagttggatgaccTATGTTGTCCAGTTTCGTAGTTGAAgattgaaaatcggacttttgcgatagttggaaggtgtaaaccggacttttccCAAAAAATAATTAGTGTAATACGAAACTGCAGATAACGTACAGGTCGAGGGTAGATATAGAGGTTAGAGGGATTAGATCAGGATCAGAACGGATAGGCCGGTAGCAAGGTCGATCGCTTTCCACCGGAGAATCTCTGGTTTCCTTTCCGACGGGCGACCAACCGGCCGGAGGGACACGGGACGCTGGCAGTTGCGAGATGGCGAAGGGGAAAAAAAATTCCACTGGAATGGCGGCATGGCGCGGATCATTTCATTAGCCCGCGGGTGCCGTCGTTGACGGGGGTCTCATCCTGCGAGTGACCGTGGAAAGCAACACGCTGTCTGTCTACAGGGGGAGCCGCCGGGGCAGTGGCTGTCTATCTTTTTGCGATTCAAAATTTCGATTTGCTGTCGCGTTGTTTGAAATCATCTGTCACTTGCATCATCCGCAGGTTGCAAACAGATcctcctcctttttttttctttttctttttttgctagCAGAGATCATCATCCGGACCGAATTGAAATGGGCGATTATGATTGGTGCTGGTGGGGGGCAGTCGTACGAACTTAAGCGAGCTGAAGATATTCTTTTCTTTACTTAAAACGACAAAAAAGGTTATGATCGGGCACGTTTAAATACGTGCAGATAAAACTGGAAGGCGTGATCAGAGAGATTATTGGTAGCGGTCACCGTTTTGTCTGTCTCGTTCGCCAGCAGGTTGAATTAGTCCTTGtcgtatttttttttttggaaaattggAACAATGATGGTCTCGACAATTCGACAAGGACTCGAAACTTAAAGCCTGCGCTGCGTCCAGCACAGCATGATGCGATATGCAGGGTGCTCAAGATCGGACTGCTTTCTGTTCATCAAAGAAAAATCGAGTGTCAACAAAAAATATCGGACTACTTCATCTTAACACAGCTACCACGTTCACCAGAAAAGAGACAGAAAAAAAGGGGAACAGAATACAGGAACAAGGGACGGGACTGAAGAAAAACTTGGAGCGAACGACAAAAACCGTTGCGATCAGGCGTGTTTAAATACGTGAGGGTTATTGGGACACGACGATAGAGATCGACGATGGCGAATACCTCTTTTGCCCTCCCTCTTGCCAGAGTTTTTTCTCGAACGTATTTGCGCTGGAACAGCGACACATGGGGACGACGCTTCCTTCTCTTTACTTGCCACTCCTACTGAACAAAAAGAAGCAGCGTGTGGCCTTCTTTTTTACTGCCATGCATGGGCCTGCACATGACTTCCAAAGAAGAGGCAAGCCGAGGAAAAGCATACGAAGAAACGGGGCAAAAAAGCATGGGCGAAACGCGGAAGGCGGAATGATTAAAGACGTCTGAGCCTTTGAGGGCTATGTGGAATGGCTTGAGCTCGTTCATCATGAATAGCGCTCTTGACAAAATGATGGGGCGTAATTATGCGCTTAATTACATGCCTCCTCCACTTTTTTTTAATGATGCACAGGACATCCTCGAGAGCCTCCAGAATTCCTTCCACATGGATGGAGGGTTTGGGTGGACAAGTATTTTCTGTGACATGTCCACAAAATGCAAGACGCTTTTCGTGGCAGATTTGTGCCTGTAGGTTAGGTAGAGTACGGCTGCATCCTCTCCAGATTTGAGATGCGTCTGGAACGGGAATGGTTTGTTTTTTCTCTGTCATTTTACACGGGCGAAGGAGACCACACATCCCTGGAAAACGTGCTCCAAGGAGCACCACGATTCCAATGCACCGAGTCCGGTAGCACGAAAGGGCGCTCCAGGAAGACTTGCTCCGTCCGCGCTCTGACAAAAGCCGGCACGGCCGCTAGCCCCTGCGGCCCTGCCCGTGTCCGCATCTGCGTGCCCACGTTCCGCCAAACGGCGGTGCGTGCCAGCCGCGAACCCGGGAGGCCTCCGCGGCGGGCGCGCTGCTCGAAGACCCGCGCCGGTGCTGGCCCCCCTCCCTTCCTGTGCCGCGTCCTCGCGCGTCCGGCGGCCACAGCGCGCCCTAGCTTGCTTTGCTTGTGGTTGTGGGGCAGCCGCGCTGCTCCCGGGCTTGGGCCCTGTTTGTTTTAGGTTAGCGCAAGTAgtataaaaattttgaccaataattaagggtactaaataaaggtaatttataaaactaactccacagccgtgttctacttcgcgagacgaacctaatgaggtctttgaccgcacgattcgaggatggttactgtagcataactgtagccaatcatcaattaattactatcattagattcgtcgtgaaaagttacacgcatccgtgaaaaggttttgcaaataaacttcgtttagtactccatgcattgaagattcttttctcggaaAATGTGTGCTAGTAGTACTACACATGAACCAAACAGcgccttggccgccgccgcaggcgccagccgctgctgctttttttttttttgagaaagccAGACGCTGCTGCTTTGCGCGAGGCGccgcgtgccgggccggccgcgTTTTGCCGCCTCGGGCCTTTTGTTTGTGTTAGGAGCCCTCGGCGTGAAGGCCGCCGGCCCGCGAGGAGACGCGGACGGGAAAGATTCAGCCCGTCGGTGAGCTCTCGGCGGCTTGGAAGGCCTCTTCCGAACGCGTCGCCCTCTTCCTGGCCACTTACACAGGCCGGGCCTAACACGCAATCGTCGCGCTGGCCTGTGTGGTGCGATCCAACAGCGTGTGCGTggcggcttttttatttttatattttttaaaatcattttttacaaaaatatattttcgatttcataatttacagttgtacccctaccgcccggctgcggggcggcagggtacctgccgccaactggcggggcggtagggacctgaatgtaaataaaatttatttttaatcgcattttgactcctgggggagcctgccgcccccctgccgggcggcagggtacCTACCGCCaactggcggggcggtaggccaggcaaaaaattattttctttttagtttccaGTAAACttctaaattcaattaaaaattatagaaaaatcaaaaaaatacaaactaaattttgttaggtttattAAATCAAGATCTACTGAGAAAAAATACCCATGCACGTGAAATGTCAATTTTGCCACtactaaaattttaggttgtgtttaatctagtttattttgtatctgttgttctgtttgtctaaacATCCTAAAAATTTTGTGATAGCCTACTCTTTTCATGTGTATTCCATtggaaaattttcaggtgcatagcctaaGTGCAtatttgtggatctattattgTTATATTTCCATCATTTAGCAGTAGAATAATAGATCCAAAAACATACACctaggctatgcacctgaaaaaTTTTCAGTGAAATACACATGAAAAAATTAGGctaccacaaaattttcaagatttttagacaaacagaaaaacagatacaaaataaactagattaaacacaacctaaaattttagaGGGGCAAAATTGATATTTCACGTGCATGAGTATTTTTTCTCTGTAGATCTTGATTTAAAAAACCtatcaaaatttagtttgcatttttttgatttttctataatttttaattgaatttagaagttcactgttctggaaactaaaaaaaatatttttttgcctggcctaccgccccgccagttGGCGGTAGgtaccctgccgcccggcagggggcggcaggctcccccaggGGCCAATAtgtgattaaaaataaattttatttacattcaggtccctaccgccccgccagttGGCGGCAGGTACCCTGCCGCCCCACAGCCAGgtagtaggggtacaaaactgtaaattatgaaatcgaaaatatatttctataaaaaataattttaaaaaatataaaaataaaaaaagacgcgtgtgcgcgcccGCCGCAGCCGGAGGCGTGTGCCCGGGCGGCCTGGCCTGGCCCGGATCGCCGGCTCGCCATTTCCGCACGTCGTCCCGTCCGCGCTGCAATAATCTCCATCCTCTGTGCAAGGAAACTTCGAATTTGCCAATCGCCCAATCCCAAGAGCAATCGGCGCACGGCAACCGGGGCCCCCTCGGTTGCACAAATCAGACATGATGacagagaagaaaaaaagactTGCCAGTGTCAGATCTCGCAAGAGCCCAGTTGCCATATCTCAGGTGACCACGCCCAGGGCAAGACACGCCAAGACAGATGGCATTAACGGCAACAGATAGCAGCAAGCCAGCAATGGTCGCGCTGGTTTGTTAGAACCGGCCCCGGCGCGGTCAGATCGGACGCTCCAGCTCGGCCGGGCCGCGCCCAGGATCGCCCCGCCGATCGCTCGCCCCGGCAACAACCCGCTCCGACATCCGCTCCCCTTCTCCCTTAAAACCCTAAACAGCCAGAGCCAGCCGTCAGGGGCGCCCACGCAGCGACAAGGCAGCCAGAGCGAGCCAGCAAGCAAGCGCTGCTCCGCGAAAATGGAAGGGAAAACGGCGagggcccgcggcggcgacgtgtCCGACCCGCTCGCCCTCACCCTCGGATCCATCTAcgacgccgccgacgacgccgctgctgctccagccccgccgccgcctcctcgtacGGCTGCTCTTCCGcgctccacccgccgccgcctcaacaatggctcgccggccgcccgccgccgcccccgcgccaaGCCGCGCGACGACGACAAGGaggacgtcggcggcgggctCCAGGACCAGGAGCCGCCGTTCCCGTGGGCGACGGAGCGGCCCGCGCGGCACGACACGCTGGAGAGCCTGCTGCGCCGGGGCGTCACGACCGTCGAGGGCCAGGCGCGGTGCAAGCGCTGCGCCGCCCGGAGGCCCGTCGCGTACGACCTCGCGTCCAAGTTCCGGGAGCTGCGCGACCACGTCGTCGCCCACCGCCACGCCATGGACGACCGCGCGCCCGACGCGTGGATGTACCCGGCCCTGCCGGACTGCGCCGCCTGCGGGCACAAGGGCGCCATGTGGCCGGAGATCGCGGCCGACAAGCGCCGGATCAACTGGCTGTTCCTCCTCCTGGGACAGACGCTCGGCTGCTGCACGCTGGAGCAGCTCAAGTACTTCTGCCAGAACACCGGCAGGCACCGCACCGGCGCCAAGAACAGGGTGCTCTACTACGCGTACATCGAGATGTGCAACCAGCTCGAGCCGTTTGATTGACTGGTGGTGCCACACCGGTAAAGTTTCCCGGCCAGCACATCTAGATTGATTTATCAGTCAGAACTCCGCAGATTTTTCAGGGTGTCTGTTGTTTTGTTGATCCGGTGGTTTAAATTGAAAAAGATGCATATGGATGCTATGGTGACAAAAGGCTGTGTTGGCTTTATTATGGGTTTGCATGATGATGATCATACTGACTGTAACGTTTATTATTACTAGTTGGTTTTTAAGAATGGTATGTGTCGTGGTGTGAAAAatcacagccgggtggcggaatgcacccgcctaatcctaagtgtgGGATGTGCTTGGGGGCAGTCAAGGAATGCTCAATCTAGAGGCGTAAAAACACggaagcacacaaggatttagagtggttcgggccgctggaacgtaataccctatgtccaatGTGTGATGTATTGCCTGAGCTTGTGCGCAAGCTGGGGGAGGAGCTATGCCTGTCTCTGCATGTGTGAAAACTTGTGAAACCTGTGTTATAgtgggcgtgctctcccttttatatgtccaaggggagcacgtacactgagcggggccccgacaggtgggcccggcgatatATTTGATATTGTACACAGCGGAGCCTTAAATGCTACATATCCGGAGATCTTCGTCGTCGGCCTCCGTGCGTACCTTCCGACTGGGTATGGTCTTGAGCCGTCCGGTCGGTGTAGGCAGCTACGAACATAGAGGGTAGGGTGCAGCGCCGCTTTACCCTCTCTGTTTACTGGTGCGGCGTACTGTTACCGAGTTGTCAGAAGTAGGTCATCATGACTTGCCGCCCATACGTGGCGCTGGGATTTGACCGCACGCCTCGGTAACTcgcgagccgcctcggtaaccgGCGGGGTTTCCGTGTTGTCTTGTCACGCCTGTGCAATCTGCCAGAAGCCGTCTCATGCCCTGGTCTGGCAGCGCAcgtctcaaccacccgcatttaatgcggtaggCGGCTTGGCTTCCGGCAGAAGGCTCGCCTCtatgggacacgtggcggtgccggaccctggggtcggcggccgcgcccacaggggcacgtggcagctccggacctcctcccGAGCGGGACGGGAGGTCCGGGTCCCTtggcacgtggcggctccgaacCCCTCTCGAGCGGAGTGCTGAGCCGAGGGCTCGAGGGgcccggataggcacgtggaggtcccggacccgacTGTGGGGGTCCGAATCCACGGCAGAAGACCCTGAGCATTTCCATCTCTGGGACACGTAGCGTCACCGGACCTGTCCCTACGTGGTCGAGTAGGTCcgaggccgttggcccggtgagacgGAGCCGGACCgctggggtccggctgctcaggcactcagggcgtagttacggatgactacgcgtgTATCAGCCTtgacacagtaggagtgggtaccccggtCTGGGTAcaccgacagaggcccccgggcccacctgcggGTAAGGTACGAACCCGTAGGTGGGGCCAAAACCATGTCGGAGTCGTCGGGAAACGCCGTTCTTCCCACCCTGGATTCTGCTGTCGAGCGCCTGCATTGCCTGAAGTCCGCCCTCCGCGCACGCCTTGTCGCCGAGGGTCAGGAGCCTGTTCGGATGGTGGGCGAGCAGCCCTGCACATGACTTAGGATCGGCGTTTAGTAACATACCCATgtggtcccaaatcctgttggcagAGGTCCTTTGAGATACGCAGCCGGACTTGTGGAACAGAGCTTAGGAGGCCAGCCCTCAAGCTAGAATGATGTCCGGACCTCTAGGTACGCAGTTCCGGGTACTAGGGCacctgttacagagtggtggagtgcacaggcttagggtacggaaccaggctaagcgcctgcacagggctccggaccacccccggGAACAAGTACATCTTCCCCGAAGCAGGTTCATAAGGACCCGGACCCCCCTCTAGCAGTGAGGGGGTCCCAAACTGAACCACATGCCGGCCGACTCAATTCGGACACAGGAGTGGGAACCACacgggggttagcgcaaacagaatgcgtagattgaaattggaatgtaacatccttagaggcgaactgagaatacaCTTTTTCTTTATAACTAGTTGTACATAAGATgagcgatgtaagccagaacacgggtttatgaggccggagctgtccggacctccgggcccctaGTCTTAGGTattacggtactcgccctagggaggtagagcatgcaggcttaaggtacggaaccaggctaagcggctacacgactccggacctccccggagggtgagtacgcttccctgaacctggttcgtaGAGGTCTGGACCCCTCCattggggaggctcaccggactggaccacacgaaagtactacctagttacaaaagaaaatgttttattccctgctaggcctctaagggtaggacttacagagatgtagagtcgggggtgcgaccggagtagCCTTAACatcggagagagccaccagagtcggcttagtgcgaccggagtgggctttccgccggagcgggcttggtgcgaccggagtcggctttccgccggagcgggcttcctcacatgagtgaggtatgctgcgagctgggatttgttgaagctgtgctccccccagacctgcttgatgacgagCTGGGAGAGCATGACCCGCTGTCGCCATCCTGCTGACGCGGGCGCTTGCCGCGCGAGTTCTGGCCCCCGGGCGTATCTTGAGGGGccgagtgccatgcacggccctcagcggccctggcgtACTTGTCCGCCAAGTCAAACAAGGTGGCAATAGTTTCCACCTGGTGTGTGGCCAGCTTctccagcatcttctcgtcacggaCCACCTGTCGGAAAACCgtaaaaataaatgcatcaGAAATACTGGGAATGGTTCcacgta contains:
- the LOC120710143 gene encoding uncharacterized protein LOC120710143 — translated: MEGKTARARGGDVSDPLALTLGSIYDAADDAAPRDDDKEDVGGGLQDQEPPFPWATERPARHDTLESLLRRGVTTVEGQARCKRCAARRPVAYDLASKFRELRDHVVAHRHAMDDRAPDAWMYPALPDCAACGHKGAMWPEIAADKRRINWLFLLLGQTLGCCTLEQLKYFCQNTGRHRTGAKNRVLYYAYIEMCNQLEPFD